From the genome of Devriesea agamarum, one region includes:
- a CDS encoding esterase/lipase family protein has product MMRSRLLNVGFALTLIGSVITGAGAAQASTPLPTPENPGGVEAATSPGGIPSTRQGAELHTFIAAKAAAGITPGMWPRGANDFSCKPKKGQNPIVLIPGTIEDAFSAWSFYSPHLRNAGYCVYTFNYNPSTNPTNDSTSFAGDIRQSAAFMAGFVDRVLKATGAKKVDLIGHSQGGGPLPRAYIKWYGGASKVNHLIGLVPSNHGTTMWGLKNLIRDVLKEAPSLKEEIIDKHNRTSLLQQLEGSPFLKELNEGGLTVPGVKYTVITTKLDLVVTPYTNAIIDEPGVKNEVVQNVCGLDAHGHQNFTYDPVAYQMVVNALNPAEAKPVNCWWIPPYLPAPKDPAPAPAPAS; this is encoded by the coding sequence ATGATGCGTTCTCGTCTGCTAAATGTCGGTTTCGCACTGACGCTAATAGGTTCGGTAATCACCGGCGCCGGTGCCGCACAGGCATCGACACCGCTGCCTACCCCCGAGAATCCCGGCGGCGTCGAAGCTGCCACCAGCCCGGGTGGCATTCCCTCCACCCGTCAGGGAGCCGAACTCCACACCTTCATCGCCGCCAAAGCCGCGGCCGGGATCACCCCCGGTATGTGGCCCCGTGGCGCAAACGATTTCAGTTGTAAGCCAAAGAAGGGCCAGAATCCCATCGTCCTAATCCCCGGGACGATTGAAGACGCCTTTTCTGCCTGGTCATTCTACTCGCCACATCTGCGCAACGCCGGATACTGCGTGTACACCTTCAACTACAACCCCTCGACCAACCCGACGAATGACTCCACGTCATTCGCCGGCGATATTCGGCAGTCCGCCGCCTTCATGGCGGGATTCGTCGATCGGGTTCTGAAGGCAACCGGCGCAAAGAAAGTCGATCTGATCGGACACTCGCAGGGCGGTGGCCCGCTTCCGCGGGCATACATCAAGTGGTACGGCGGAGCCTCCAAGGTCAATCACTTAATCGGTCTCGTGCCCTCTAACCATGGAACCACCATGTGGGGCTTGAAGAACCTGATTCGCGATGTATTGAAAGAAGCCCCGTCCCTTAAGGAAGAGATTATCGACAAGCACAACCGCACCTCACTGCTCCAGCAATTGGAGGGCTCACCGTTCTTGAAAGAACTCAATGAGGGTGGCCTGACCGTGCCCGGCGTGAAGTACACGGTCATCACCACCAAGCTGGATTTAGTGGTCACCCCGTATACGAACGCGATTATTGATGAGCCCGGCGTCAAGAACGAAGTCGTGCAAAATGTGTGCGGCCTCGATGCGCACGGACATCAGAACTTCACCTACGACCCGGTCGCCTATCAGATGGTTGTGAACGCACTGAACCCAGCTGAGGCAAAGCCCGTGAACTGCTGGTGGATTCCACCGTACTTACCGGCACCAAAAGACCCCGCGCCAGCCCCCGCTCCTGCGAGCTGA
- a CDS encoding beta-glucosidase, whose product MPDAQTDATPNRRRRPLLSRTAAIVLGVSMLVGGSALTSTASPIPSTGNSAADIATYPWLNKDLSPEARADLLMKAMNEDQLIHMLHGDGGLIGGTAPKKGPKYIGYIPAIPELRVPAVIMTDGPSGLRNGDKATEMPAPITQAASFDPGLARSYGKAIAQDARDRGQDVLFSPGFNLARNPTAGRTFEYFGEDPLLSGEIAAAHVEGVQSTGLMATIKHYVANNQETNRTQNSSNIDDRTLHEIYEKPFQIAIAKSDPAIVMCAYNKVNNKPACGNPETLKRDLRENMKFKGFVVTDYPAAWSPTDIKNGLNVELPGNFWTSKLLVTRAIKNGDMSWDDVRTRVRETLVQMFRFGLFDHPWDSERGDRQRTIREIPVSRGQAVAQKASEAGSVLLKNDGILPLNAKDPKIHRVTVVGDGAKSALKGGGSSAVNAITRDNLLDRIKARYGDRVEVDWVSEWNPAGIALSAKKSDLVIVVATTVSTELFDRPGLNFMPHVNNSVNIAARRAPTIVVTQNGGPVLMPWLDSVKGVLNTWYPGEAGGEATARLLFGEVDPSGRLPQTFPASNEQKPASHSDQFPGSKLGFQANYTEGVFMGYRWYSANGQKPLFPFGYGLSYTTFSYSNVALVKDHGSSKDPLKVRVTVTNTGKRTGKVVPQVYIGKPSTPDLTTPPRELGAFTKVELKPGEQKTVEMTVDPLQLAIWKGEKDKFVVRPGTYRVMVGNDVNDIAGTATYQVK is encoded by the coding sequence ATGCCCGACGCTCAAACCGACGCCACCCCCAATCGACGACGTCGCCCACTGCTATCTCGAACGGCTGCCATTGTTCTTGGGGTCTCAATGCTAGTGGGGGGTTCTGCACTCACATCAACAGCCTCACCTATACCCTCCACGGGTAATAGCGCCGCCGATATTGCAACATATCCCTGGCTGAACAAAGATCTCTCACCGGAAGCTCGGGCAGATCTTTTGATGAAGGCTATGAATGAAGATCAACTCATTCATATGCTCCACGGAGACGGTGGACTCATTGGCGGCACAGCCCCCAAAAAAGGACCAAAGTACATCGGCTATATACCCGCCATTCCGGAATTACGGGTGCCTGCCGTCATCATGACTGACGGCCCTTCAGGCCTGCGAAATGGTGACAAAGCCACTGAGATGCCAGCCCCGATCACCCAGGCTGCGAGCTTTGACCCGGGTCTAGCTCGGTCCTATGGAAAAGCAATCGCTCAAGATGCTCGCGACCGCGGACAGGACGTCCTGTTCTCACCCGGCTTTAACCTTGCCCGCAACCCCACCGCAGGCCGCACATTTGAATACTTTGGCGAAGACCCCCTGCTATCAGGCGAGATAGCCGCCGCTCATGTCGAAGGCGTCCAGAGCACCGGGCTGATGGCCACCATTAAGCACTATGTGGCCAACAATCAGGAGACCAACCGGACTCAGAACTCCTCAAACATTGACGACCGGACCCTGCACGAGATCTACGAAAAGCCGTTCCAGATCGCGATCGCAAAGTCGGATCCCGCCATCGTCATGTGCGCCTACAACAAGGTGAACAACAAGCCCGCCTGCGGCAACCCGGAAACGCTGAAGCGGGACCTACGCGAAAATATGAAATTCAAAGGCTTCGTGGTCACTGACTACCCGGCAGCCTGGTCGCCAACAGATATTAAGAACGGTCTGAACGTCGAACTTCCCGGCAACTTCTGGACGTCAAAGCTGCTCGTCACCCGGGCTATTAAAAACGGCGACATGAGCTGGGATGACGTGCGTACACGTGTGCGCGAAACGCTCGTGCAGATGTTCCGCTTCGGCCTGTTTGATCACCCGTGGGATTCCGAGCGAGGTGATCGGCAGCGCACCATCCGCGAAATCCCAGTCTCGCGCGGCCAAGCTGTTGCCCAGAAAGCATCCGAAGCTGGTTCCGTCCTGCTCAAGAACGACGGGATTTTGCCGCTGAACGCCAAGGATCCCAAGATCCACCGTGTAACCGTGGTCGGCGATGGAGCCAAGAGCGCTCTGAAGGGCGGCGGATCATCAGCCGTCAACGCCATCACCCGCGACAATCTACTCGACCGTATTAAGGCGCGTTACGGGGATCGGGTGGAGGTGGACTGGGTCTCCGAATGGAACCCCGCCGGTATCGCTCTATCCGCGAAGAAGTCCGACCTGGTGATTGTCGTAGCCACCACTGTGTCTACCGAGCTGTTTGATCGCCCGGGTCTCAATTTCATGCCCCATGTCAACAACTCGGTGAATATCGCAGCGCGACGCGCACCCACCATCGTGGTAACCCAAAACGGCGGCCCCGTTCTCATGCCGTGGCTCGACTCGGTAAAAGGTGTTCTCAACACCTGGTACCCGGGCGAAGCGGGCGGTGAAGCAACCGCTCGCCTCTTGTTCGGGGAAGTTGACCCGTCCGGACGCCTGCCGCAGACCTTCCCCGCATCCAACGAGCAGAAGCCTGCCTCGCACAGCGACCAGTTCCCCGGATCAAAGCTCGGTTTCCAAGCCAATTACACCGAGGGCGTATTCATGGGGTATCGGTGGTACTCCGCGAACGGTCAAAAGCCCCTGTTCCCATTTGGGTACGGATTGTCCTACACCACGTTCTCCTACTCCAATGTGGCTCTTGTGAAGGACCACGGGTCATCGAAAGACCCGCTCAAGGTCCGAGTCACCGTGACAAATACTGGCAAACGCACTGGCAAAGTGGTTCCGCAGGTGTACATCGGAAAACCCAGCACCCCGGATTTGACCACTCCTCCTCGCGAGCTCGGGGCCTTCACCAAAGTCGAGCTGAAGCCGGGCGAACAAAAGACCGTCGAAATGACTGTCGATCCGTTGCAACTCGCTATATGGAAGGGAGAAAAAGATAAGTTTGTCGTCCGTCCAGGCACCTACCGAGTCATGGTCGGAAATGACGTCAACGATATCGCTGGAACCGCAACCTACCAGGTGAAGTAA
- a CDS encoding cation:proton antiporter regulatory subunit — protein MKINETILPGLGVRQELALESGRRLCLVGLRDGTTTLCVSSIDDPDAMEISVPLSEKEAATLGSLLGGPELARSLAREQEDLDGVSTHQLTLPKTSRYVGQPLGSTRLRTRTGASVVAVIRDGVTEPSPGPDFVLHAGDRVVVVGTPQGHQMALDILRES, from the coding sequence GTGAAGATCAACGAGACCATCCTCCCGGGCCTCGGGGTGCGCCAGGAGCTTGCGTTGGAATCGGGGCGACGGTTATGCCTGGTCGGTTTGCGCGACGGCACCACCACCCTATGTGTATCCAGCATCGATGATCCCGACGCGATGGAAATTAGCGTGCCGCTCAGCGAAAAAGAGGCCGCGACGCTCGGCAGCCTACTGGGAGGGCCTGAGCTAGCCCGCAGCCTGGCTCGTGAGCAAGAAGACCTCGACGGAGTCAGCACCCACCAGCTTACTCTGCCCAAGACCTCCCGGTACGTCGGGCAGCCCTTGGGCTCAACCCGTCTGCGCACCCGCACCGGTGCGTCCGTCGTGGCGGTCATCCGCGACGGAGTTACAGAACCCTCACCCGGGCCAGACTTTGTTCTCCACGCCGGTGACCGCGTGGTCGTGGTAGGCACGCCCCAGGGGCACCAGATGGCCCTGGATATTCTGCGCGAAAGCTAA
- a CDS encoding cation:proton antiporter, translating into MHASTLAILELGLVFFALGLLGRLAHRVGISPVPFYLLGGLAFGHGGFLELPHIMDFASVASEIGVILLLFVLGLEYSARELVTGMRRSWQAGVLDIVLNALPGALLVLAMGWGPLAALAFAGVTYISSSGIIAKVLSDLKRLGNRETPIILSLLVFEDLVMAIYLPVLTTLLAGVSFLTGARSLAIALGAVAVVMVIALRYGHVLSRLIESELQEAFMLVMLGATLFVAGVAAQINVSSGVGAFLLGIAIAGSTAEKATRLVEPLRDLFAAMFFVVFGLTTSPATIPGVLAPALLLAIITAITKIATGIWAARRQGIALPGQIRTGTTLVTRGEFSIVIASLAMASGTVPQTFGALATVYVLLLAVIGPILARLSGPLAHVVAAAKRLRRAQGAG; encoded by the coding sequence GTGCACGCTTCGACGCTTGCGATCCTCGAATTGGGACTCGTATTTTTCGCATTGGGTCTACTTGGACGACTCGCGCACCGGGTTGGCATCTCTCCGGTCCCGTTTTACCTGCTCGGCGGTTTAGCCTTTGGACACGGAGGGTTTCTCGAACTCCCTCACATCATGGATTTCGCATCGGTGGCCAGCGAAATCGGTGTCATCTTGCTGCTGTTCGTCCTCGGGTTGGAGTATTCCGCGCGGGAACTCGTCACCGGCATGCGACGATCCTGGCAAGCAGGTGTTCTCGACATCGTGCTCAACGCGCTCCCGGGAGCGTTGCTCGTACTGGCCATGGGATGGGGCCCGTTGGCAGCACTTGCTTTCGCCGGTGTTACCTATATTTCCTCCTCGGGCATCATTGCGAAGGTGCTGAGTGATTTAAAGCGCCTCGGTAACCGTGAAACCCCGATTATCCTCAGTCTCTTGGTCTTTGAGGATCTGGTCATGGCGATCTATCTGCCGGTGCTCACCACGTTACTGGCCGGGGTCAGCTTTCTGACCGGTGCCCGTAGCCTGGCAATTGCGCTCGGCGCGGTGGCGGTTGTCATGGTGATTGCCCTGCGGTACGGGCACGTGCTCTCCCGGCTCATCGAAAGCGAACTGCAAGAAGCATTCATGCTGGTCATGCTAGGGGCAACCCTATTTGTGGCCGGGGTTGCGGCGCAGATCAATGTGTCCTCCGGGGTCGGTGCGTTCCTCCTCGGAATCGCGATTGCTGGTTCCACGGCGGAAAAGGCCACCCGGCTGGTGGAACCTCTGCGCGACCTTTTCGCTGCGATGTTCTTCGTGGTGTTCGGGCTCACCACCAGTCCCGCGACAATTCCCGGCGTGCTGGCACCGGCTCTTCTTCTGGCCATCATCACCGCCATCACCAAGATTGCGACGGGCATCTGGGCTGCCCGACGACAGGGGATTGCTCTGCCCGGTCAGATTCGTACGGGCACCACACTTGTGACGCGCGGGGAGTTTTCGATTGTGATCGCCTCGCTCGCTATGGCTTCCGGAACGGTCCCGCAAACATTTGGTGCGCTGGCAACGGTGTACGTGTTGCTGCTCGCTGTGATCGGCCCGATATTGGCGCGTCTTTCGGGTCCACTGGCTCATGTCGTCGCCGCCGCCAAGCGCTTGCGCCGAGCCCAAGGTGCCGGATAA
- a CDS encoding VIT1/CCC1 transporter family protein: MSTVKICPQPCAAESVCGEYPCLEWSETGEVRFETDVANRENDPQNEIAKPEAELVELRVSHDRSATSRRLNQLRAGVLGANDGIVSVASIVIGVVAATSNAAAIAVAGVAALSAGALSMAVGEYVSVSTQKDTEQALFERTRVALATDPHGELVALTDALVETGIPRDLASEAATRMTAHDALDAHSRVRFGIEEASMASPGAAACASLGAFALGGLIPLLASLLTPAPWTIPMIVVAVILALAATGFVSSKLGQAASGRATIRTIVGGILAMAITFGIGSLLGVGIA, from the coding sequence ATGAGCACCGTCAAGATATGTCCTCAGCCGTGTGCCGCGGAGTCTGTCTGCGGTGAGTATCCCTGCCTGGAGTGGTCCGAGACAGGGGAAGTCAGGTTTGAAACAGATGTCGCCAACCGAGAGAACGATCCACAGAACGAAATAGCCAAGCCCGAGGCGGAACTGGTCGAGCTCCGCGTGTCTCACGACCGAAGTGCGACCTCTCGACGCCTGAACCAATTGCGGGCCGGGGTGCTCGGAGCCAATGACGGCATCGTCTCGGTTGCGAGCATCGTGATCGGCGTCGTAGCAGCGACATCGAACGCGGCCGCCATTGCGGTGGCCGGTGTCGCAGCCCTCTCGGCGGGAGCACTGTCGATGGCCGTGGGGGAATACGTATCGGTGTCCACCCAGAAAGACACCGAACAGGCACTGTTTGAACGCACCCGCGTCGCGCTTGCCACCGACCCGCACGGCGAACTCGTGGCTTTGACGGATGCCCTGGTAGAGACCGGGATTCCCCGAGATCTGGCATCAGAGGCCGCCACTCGGATGACCGCGCACGACGCGTTAGATGCTCATTCCCGGGTGCGCTTTGGGATTGAGGAGGCGTCCATGGCCTCTCCCGGTGCGGCAGCATGTGCTTCACTCGGCGCTTTTGCCCTGGGCGGGCTCATTCCCTTACTCGCATCGCTGCTTACCCCGGCCCCATGGACCATTCCCATGATCGTGGTCGCGGTGATCTTAGCGCTGGCAGCGACCGGGTTCGTCAGCTCTAAACTCGGCCAAGCCGCGTCCGGGCGCGCCACAATCCGCACCATTGTGGGTGGCATCCTCGCGATGGCGATTACGTTCGGGATTGGTTCACTGCTCGGGGTAGGAATCGCCTGA
- the gluQRS gene encoding tRNA glutamyl-Q(34) synthetase GluQRS has protein sequence MYTPVDRPLLTPRLELTPVTAHDLPALWNIHSHPAAFADDSIGPLSTVDQMRHVLNRWLLKWHTDGIGYHCVRLRPETGAHGRVVGVCGTKFLTLNGRKVLNCYYRMLPEAWGQGYATEAMRALLGLADRMLPGTEIIVHTASANLRSRRLASRLGFLPTDERDEEDPTDHVILRRIAGAGRYAPSPSGDLHLGNLRTAVLAWMAARREGRPFVMRVEDLDRVRPGAATRQLEDLATLGLDYDDEVLFQSSRSDAYARALSTLTEQGLAYECYCTRREILSAPSAPHSPPGAYPGTCRNLNEAARERGRARMRELSREPALRLRSSVRSWTVHDRHAGIVSASVDDLVLRRGDGVVAYNLAVVVDDAYQGVGQIVRGDDLLTSAPRQAYLAHLLGLPTPDYVHVPLAVNTSGARLAKRDGAVTLRERLQRGESVPQVIEQISASLGYPGIDDVHDLVLAFDPDAMPSTPWVVTGD, from the coding sequence GTGTACACACCCGTGGACCGACCGCTTCTCACGCCCCGTTTGGAGCTCACACCGGTGACAGCGCACGATCTCCCTGCGCTGTGGAATATCCACTCTCATCCCGCGGCATTCGCGGACGATTCAATTGGCCCGCTCAGCACCGTTGACCAAATGCGGCATGTGCTCAATCGCTGGCTGCTGAAATGGCACACCGATGGGATCGGTTACCACTGTGTGCGGCTTCGCCCGGAGACGGGTGCGCATGGGCGCGTGGTAGGGGTCTGCGGCACCAAGTTCCTGACCTTGAACGGTCGGAAAGTCCTGAACTGTTATTACCGGATGCTGCCTGAGGCCTGGGGGCAGGGGTACGCCACCGAGGCGATGCGCGCCCTGTTGGGCCTGGCTGACCGGATGCTGCCCGGGACAGAAATCATTGTGCACACGGCGAGCGCCAATCTACGGTCGCGGCGTTTGGCCTCTAGGCTTGGGTTTTTACCCACTGATGAGCGCGATGAGGAGGATCCCACCGATCACGTGATTCTGCGTCGCATTGCCGGGGCGGGGCGTTATGCTCCGTCGCCGAGTGGTGACTTACACCTGGGCAATCTCCGCACCGCTGTGCTGGCGTGGATGGCGGCGCGGCGAGAAGGTCGCCCCTTTGTGATGCGCGTTGAAGATCTCGACCGGGTGCGACCCGGGGCGGCGACCCGTCAGCTTGAGGACTTGGCGACCTTAGGGCTCGATTACGACGACGAGGTGTTGTTCCAGTCTTCCCGCTCTGATGCTTATGCGCGTGCCCTATCCACGCTCACGGAACAGGGCTTGGCGTACGAGTGTTATTGCACCCGCCGGGAAATTCTGTCGGCACCATCCGCGCCGCATTCCCCACCGGGGGCCTACCCAGGTACCTGCCGGAATCTGAACGAGGCAGCGCGGGAACGGGGACGAGCCCGGATGCGGGAGCTTTCGCGCGAACCCGCACTCCGCCTGCGCTCTAGCGTCCGATCTTGGACCGTGCATGACCGCCATGCAGGGATCGTGTCAGCCTCCGTAGACGACCTGGTGCTGCGACGCGGCGATGGCGTGGTGGCCTATAACCTCGCGGTGGTGGTGGATGACGCATACCAGGGTGTGGGACAGATCGTGCGAGGTGATGATCTGCTGACCTCTGCGCCCCGCCAGGCCTATCTGGCACACCTGCTCGGCCTACCCACCCCGGATTACGTGCATGTTCCGCTCGCCGTCAACACCTCGGGGGCACGGTTAGCTAAACGCGATGGCGCCGTGACCCTGCGGGAACGGCTTCAGCGAGGGGAGAGTGTTCCGCAGGTTATCGAACAGATCTCAGCCTCTCTCGGATATCCGGGCATTGACGATGTGCATGATCTCGTGCTCGCCTTCGACCCGGATGCTATGCCCTCTACGCCCTGGGTGGTAACTGGCGACTGA